A DNA window from Brassica napus cultivar Da-Ae chromosome A4, Da-Ae, whole genome shotgun sequence contains the following coding sequences:
- the LOC106445351 gene encoding psbP-like protein 1, chloroplastic isoform X2, whose amino-acid sequence MASLKLSPSSPISIPKSSGIVGRRGVSFLVRAEQSPSSNSDLQDKCQRRRVVVTLGVVAPWISLLSKAPSSFAAESKKGFMTVSDNKDAYAFVYPFGWQEVVIEGQDKVYKDVIEPLESVSVNLIPTSKQNIKDFGPPKEIAETLVKKVLAPPNQKTTLINASEQEVDGKTYYQFEFTAQARNYTRHALGVITVFNGKFYTLTTGANERRWEKMKDRLHTVVDSFKITV is encoded by the exons ATGGCTTCTCTGAAGCTTTCACCTTCTTCACCAATCTCTATCCCTAAG AGCAGCGGAATTGTCGGTAGGAGAGGAGTTTCATTTCTTGTTCGGGCCGAGCAATCTCCGTCGTCCAATTCTGATCTTCAGG ATAAATGTCAGAGGAGACGTGTGGTGGTAACGTTAGGTGTTGTTGCTCCTTGGATCTCATTGCTTAGTAAAGCTCCATCATCAT TTGCTGCAGAAAGCAAGAAAGGATTCATGACTGTCTCTGACAATAAGGATGCATATGCGTTTGTATATCCCTTTGGGTGGCAG GAAGTTGTGATCGAAGGTCAAGATAAGGTATACAAAGATGTGATTGAGCCGTTAGAAAGCGTCAGTGTCAATTTGATCCCGACTAGCAAACAGAATATCAAAGATTTTGGCCCACCGAAGGAG ATTGCTGAGACACTGGTAAAGAAAGTTTTGGCACCTCCAAATCAGAAGACTACTCTTATTAATGCATCAGAG CAAGAAGTGGATGGGAAGACTTATTATCAGTTTGAGTTTACTGCTCAGGCTAGAAACTACACTCGCCATGCGTTGGGTGTAATCACAGTTTTCAATG GAAAATTCTACACATTGACGACTGGGGCTAATGAGAGGAGGTGGGAGAAGATGAAAGATAGGCTTCACACTGTGGTAGATTCCTTCAAGATCACTGTTTGA
- the LOC106445351 gene encoding psbP-like protein 1, chloroplastic isoform X1 translates to MASLKLSPSSPISIPKCLLLQSSGIVGRRGVSFLVRAEQSPSSNSDLQDKCQRRRVVVTLGVVAPWISLLSKAPSSFAAESKKGFMTVSDNKDAYAFVYPFGWQEVVIEGQDKVYKDVIEPLESVSVNLIPTSKQNIKDFGPPKEIAETLVKKVLAPPNQKTTLINASEQEVDGKTYYQFEFTAQARNYTRHALGVITVFNGKFYTLTTGANERRWEKMKDRLHTVVDSFKITV, encoded by the exons ATGGCTTCTCTGAAGCTTTCACCTTCTTCACCAATCTCTATCCCTAAG TGTCTGTTATTACAGAGCAGCGGAATTGTCGGTAGGAGAGGAGTTTCATTTCTTGTTCGGGCCGAGCAATCTCCGTCGTCCAATTCTGATCTTCAGG ATAAATGTCAGAGGAGACGTGTGGTGGTAACGTTAGGTGTTGTTGCTCCTTGGATCTCATTGCTTAGTAAAGCTCCATCATCAT TTGCTGCAGAAAGCAAGAAAGGATTCATGACTGTCTCTGACAATAAGGATGCATATGCGTTTGTATATCCCTTTGGGTGGCAG GAAGTTGTGATCGAAGGTCAAGATAAGGTATACAAAGATGTGATTGAGCCGTTAGAAAGCGTCAGTGTCAATTTGATCCCGACTAGCAAACAGAATATCAAAGATTTTGGCCCACCGAAGGAG ATTGCTGAGACACTGGTAAAGAAAGTTTTGGCACCTCCAAATCAGAAGACTACTCTTATTAATGCATCAGAG CAAGAAGTGGATGGGAAGACTTATTATCAGTTTGAGTTTACTGCTCAGGCTAGAAACTACACTCGCCATGCGTTGGGTGTAATCACAGTTTTCAATG GAAAATTCTACACATTGACGACTGGGGCTAATGAGAGGAGGTGGGAGAAGATGAAAGATAGGCTTCACACTGTGGTAGATTCCTTCAAGATCACTGTTTGA
- the LOC106445349 gene encoding ABC transporter B family member 20 produces MMISRGLFGWSPPHMQPLTPVSEVSEPPESPSPYPDPSETGGTATAAQAEDDDEMEEEPDEAEPPPAAVPFSQLFACADCFDWVLMILGSVAAAAHGSALIVYLHYFAKIVDVLAFSGARSEDQYDRLVELSLTIVYIAGGVFVSGWIEVSCWILTGERQTAVIRSKYVQVLLNQDMSFFDTYGNNGDIVSQVLSDVLLIQSALSEKVGNYIHNMATFISGLVIGFVNCWEIALITLATGPFIVAAGGISNIFLHRLAENIQDAYAEAAGIAEQAISYIRTLYAFTNETLAKYSYATSLQATLRYGILISLVQGLGLGFTYGLAICSCALQLWIGRFFVSSGRANGGEILAALFAVILSGLGLNQAATNFYSFDQGRIAAYRLFEMISPSSSVANQEGAVLASVQGNIEFRNVYFSYLSRPEIPILSGFYLTVPAKKAVALVGRNGSGKSSIIPLMERFYDPTLGEVLLDGENIKNLKLEWLRSQIGLVTQEPALLSLSIRENIAYGRDATLDQIEEAAKIAHAHTFISSLEKGYETQVGRAGLVMTEEQKIKLSIARAVLLNPTILLLDEVTGGLDFEAERIVQEALDLLMLGRSTIIIARQLSLIKNADYIAVMEEGQLVEMGTHDELINLGGLYAELLKCEEATKLPRRMPVRNYKESAVFQIERDSSAGCGVQEPSSPKMIKSPSLQRGNGVFRPQDLCFNTEESPNDHNPAAPEKLGENGLPLDDADKEPTMKRQDSFEMRLPELPKIDVHGPQHKSNDSDPESPVSPLLTSDPKNERSHSQTFSRPLSSSDDTKANGKDAQHKESPSFWRLAQLSFPEWLYALLGSVGAAVFGSFNPLLAYVMALVVTEYYKSKGGHLREQVDKWCLILAAMGIVTVFANFLQHFYFGIMGEKTTERVRRMMFSAMLRNEVGWFDHEENSPDTLSMRLANDATFVRAAFSNRLSIFIQDSFAVIVALLIGLLLGWRLALVALATLPILSLSAIAQKLWLSGFSKGIQEMHRKASLVLEDAVRNIYTVVAFCAGNKVMELYRMQLQRILRQSFLHGMAIGFAFGFSQFLLFACNALLLWCTALSVKRGYMKLPTAITEYMVFSFATFALVEPFGLAPYILKRRKSLISVFEIIDRVPTIEPDDNSALKPPNVYGSIELKNIDFCYPSRPEVLVLSNFSLKVSGGQTLAVVGVSGSGKSTIISLVERYYDPVAGQVLLDGRDLKLYNLRWLRSHMGLVQQEPIIFSTTIRDNIIYARHNASEAEMKEAARIANAHHFISSLPHGYDTHVGMRGVELTPGQKQRIAIARVVLKNAPIILIDEASSSIESESSRVVQEALDTLIMGNKTTILIAHRAAMMRHVDNIVVLNGGRIVEEGTHDALAAKNGLYVRLMQPHFGKGLRQHRLI; encoded by the exons ATGATGATCTCTCGAGGCTTATTCGGATGGTCTCCGCCTCATATGCAACCACTAACCCCAGTCTCCGAGGTCTCCGAGCCTCCCGAGTCTCCCTCTCCCTATCCCGACCCAAGCGAGACCGGCGGTACAGCCACCGCGGCGCAGGCGGAGGACGACGACGAGATGGAGGAGGAGCCCGACGAGGCCGAGCCACCTCCCGCTGCTGTTCCTTTCTCTCAGCTCTTCGCTTGCGCCGATTGTTTCGATTGGGTGCTTATGATCCTCGGCTCGGTGGCTGCCGCCGCCCACGGCTCCGCGCTTATCGTCTACTTGCACTACTTCGCGAAGATCGTTGATGTCCTTGCTTTCTCCGGTGCGAGATCCGAGGATCAGTATGACCGACTCGTTGAG CTTTCTTTGACTATTGTGTACATCGCTGGTGGTGTTTTCGTTTCTGGTTGGATTG aGGTCTCGTGCTGGATACTGACTGGAGAGAGGCAGACCGCTGTGATCAGGTCAAAGTATGTCCAAGTACTGTTGAATCAGGATATGAGTTTCTTTGATACGTATGGTAACAATGGGGATATTGTGAGCCAAGTGCTGAGCGATGTTTTGCTCATTCAGTCAGCGTTGAGCGAAAAA GTAGGGAATTATATTCATAACATGGCTACGTTTATCAGTGGACTTGTTATTGGATTTGTCAACTGCTGGGAGATTGCGCTCATTACACTAGCCACTGGTCCTTTCATCGTTGCTGCAGGAGGTATATCGAATATATTTCTCCACAGGCTTGCTGAGAACATACAAGATGCGTATGCTGAAGCAGCCGGCATTGCTGAACAG GCGATCTCGTACATTAGGACTTTATATGCCTTTACAAATGAAACTCTTGCAAAATATTCATATGCAACCTCCCTTCAAGCAACACTTAGATACGGTATATTGATTAGTCTTGTGCAAGGCCTTGGTCTTGGATTCACTTATGGGCTTGCTATATGCTCGTGTGCGCTGCAACTTTGGATTGGACGATTCTTTGTTTCCAGTGGAAGAGCAAATGGTGGAGAAATTTTAGCAGCTCTTTTTGCTGTTATTCTAAGTGGCCT GGGTTTGAATCAAGCTGCTACGAATTTCTATTCGTTTGATCAAGGAAGGATTGCTGCGTATAGACTGTTTGAGATGATAAGTCCTTCATCCTCTGTGGCTAACCAAGAGGGAGCTGTGCTGGCTTCTGTTCAAGGAAATATCGAGTTCCGGAATGTGTATTTCAGCTATTTGTCACGACCTGAGATTCCAATCTTGAGTGGATTTTACCTAACTGTTCCTGCTAAAAAAGCAGTTGCACTTGTTGGTAGAAATGGTTCTGGAAAAAGCAGCATTATTCCTTTAATGGAACGGTTTTATGATCCGACATTAG GAGAAGTACTTCTTGATggggaaaatattaaaaatctaaaactgGAGTGGCTGAGAAGCCAGATAGGCCTGGTTACACAGGAGCCTGCTCTGCTAAGCTTGAGCATAAGAGAGAATATTGCATATGGTCGTGATGCTACTCTTGATCAGATAGAGGAGGCAGCTAAAATTGCGCATGCACACACGTTTATCAGCTCGCTTGAAAAAGGATATGAAACTCAg GTAGGGAGAGCCGGTTTAGTAATGACAGAGGAgcagaaaataaaactttcaatCGCTAGAGCTGTGCTTTTAAATCCTACAATTCTTCTGCTTGATGAAGTAACTGGGGGACTAGATTTCGAAGCTGAAAGAATTGTTCAGGAAGCTCTTGATCTTCTGATGTTGGGGCGCTCAACCATAATAATTGCCCGACAGCTAAGCTTGATTAAAAATGCTGACTATATTGCCGTGATGGAGGAGGGCCAGCTAGTTGAAATGGGTACACACGATGAATTGATAAATCTTGGTGGGCTGTATGCTGAGCTTCTGAAGTGTGAAGAAGCAACAAAGCTTCCGCGAAG GATGCCAGTTCGGAACTACAAGGAGTCTGCAGTATTTCAGATTGAGAGGGACTCTTCAGCTGGCTGTGGCGTCCAAGAGCCATCATCACCCAAAATGATCAAGTCTCCATCTCTTCAAAGAGGTAATGGCGTGTTCCGTCCCCAGGATCTGTGTTTTAATACTGAAGAATCACCTAATGATCATAACCCTGCTGCACCTGAGAAATTGGGGGAAAATGGCTTGCCTCTGGACGATGCTGACAAAGAGCCAACTATGAAAAGGCAAGATAGTTTCGAGATGAGGTTACCAGAGCTTCCTAAAATCGACGTCCACGGTCCACAGCATAAATCAAACGACTCAGATCCAGAGTCCCCTGTTTCACCCCTTTTGACTTCAGATCCCAAAAACGAGCGTTCCCATTCTCAGACGTTTAGCCGTCCTCTTAGTTCGTCTGATGACACTAAAGCAAATGGTAAGGATGCTCAACACAAGGAGTCACCTTCGTTTTGGAGGTTGGCACAGCTTAGTTTCCCAGAGTGGCTCTATGCTCTATTAGGGAGTGTGGGTGCTGCCGTATTTGGTTCCTTCAATCCTCTTCTGGCTTATGTCATGGCGTTGGTAGTCACGGAATATTATAAGAGCAAAGGAGGCCACCTGCGCGAGCAGGTTGACAAATGGTGTTTGATCCTTGCCGCCATGGGGATAGTGACAGTTTTTGCCAATTTCTTGCAGCATTTCTACTTTGGTATAATGGGGGAGAAAACGACTGAGAGAGTTCGGAGGATGATGTTCTCAG CAATGCTGCGTAACGAAGTTGGATGGTTCGATCATGAAGAGAACAGTCCAGATACGTTATCCATGCGTTTAGCAAATGATGCTACTTTTGTCCGAGCTGCCTTCAGCAACAGGCTTTCGATATTTATTCAAGATAGTTTTGCTGTTATTGTTGCTCTTCTTATTGGGTTGCTGCTTGGTTGGCGTTTGGCCCTTGTTGCATTAGCAACTCTGCCAATACTCTCTCTTTCTGCCATTGCTCAG AAACTGTGGCTTTCTGGATTCTCGAAAGGCATCCAGGAGATGCATAGAAAGGCATCCTTAGTCCTCGAGGACGCTGTTAGAAACATCTACACTGTTGTTGCCTTCTGTGCTGGTAACAAGGTGATGGAACTCTACAGGATGCAACTCCAGAGGATACTCAGACAAAGCTTTTTACACGGGATGGCTATCGGTTTTGCGTTTGGTTTCTCACAGTTCCTTCTCTTCGCCTGCAACGCCCTCCTCCTATGGTGCACTGCGCTATCTGTTAAACGCGGGTACATGAAGTTACCCACAGCTATAACGGAATACATGGTCTTCTCTTTCGCTACATTTGCCCTTGTGGAGCCATTTGGATTAGCACCTTACATCCTCAAGCGACGCAAGTCTCTCATATCAGTATTTGAAATCATAGATCGAGTCCCAACGATTGAACCAGATGACAACTCTGCTCTCAAGCCGCCTAATGTCTACGGAAGCATTGAACTGAAAAACATCGACTTCTGCTACCCATCTCGACCAGAAGTGTTGGTGTTGAGCAACTTCAGTCTCAAAGTCAGTGGGGGACAAACGTTAGCTGTGGTTGGCGTCTCAGGTTCTGGTAAAAGCACAATAATCTCACTCGTCGAGAGATACTACGACCCAGTCGCTGGCCAAGTCCTACTAGATGGGCGTGACTTAAAGCTATATAACCTGAGATGGTTGAGAAGTCATATGGGTCTGGTTCAGCAAGAGCCCATAATCTTTTCCACAACCATCAGAGACAACATCATATACGCAAGGCATAACGCGAGCGAAGCTGAGATGAAGGAAGCAGCGAGAATAGCAAACGCTCACCATTTCATCAGCAGCTTACCTCACGGTTACGACACACATGTCGGGATGAGAGGTGTGGAGCTTACCCCAGGACAGAAACAGAGAATAGCGATAGCGCGTGTAGTGCTGAAGAACGCTCCCATCATCTTGATAGATGAAGCAAGCTCGTCTATAGAATCTGAATCAAGCCGGGTCGTCCAAGAGGCTCTTGACACGTTGATAATGGGGAATAAAACGACGATTCTGATAGCGCATAGAGCTGCTATGATGAGGCATGTTGATAACATTGTGGTTCTCAATGGAGGGAGAATAGTGGAGGAAGGTACGCATGATGCGTTAGCAGCTAAGAATGGATTGTACGTCCGTCTAATGCAACCACACTTCGGTAAAGGTCTACGCCAACATCGACTAATATAG
- the LOC106445350 gene encoding 3-oxoacyl-[acyl-carrier-protein] reductase FabG-like yields the protein MSNHQTTQLEPWCELKDKVVLLTGASSGIGREVCLDLGKAGCKIIAAARRVDRLESLCSEINSLSSTGIQLAAPLELDVSSDAATIQKAVKQAWDIFGKIDVLINNAGIRGNVKTSLDLTEDEWNTVFRTNLTGPWLVSKYVSSLMRDAKRGGSVINVSSIAGLHRGLLPGGVAYACSKGGVDTMTRMMAIELGVYNIRVNSIAPGLLKSEITQGLMQKEWLKNVTERTIPLKVQQTVDPGLTSLVRYLIHESSRYVSGNTYILDSGATIPGLPIFSSL from the exons ATGAGCAATCATCAAACCACG CAACTAGAGCCATGGTGCGAGCTTAAAGACAAAGTGGTTCTTCTGACCGGAGCTTCTTCTGGTATAGGAAGAGAAGTCTGTCTTGATCTGGGCAAAGCTGGCTGTAAGATTATCGCAGCAGCTCGCCGTGTCGACCGTCTCGAATCTCTTTGCTCTGAAATCAACAGCTTAAGTTCAACCGGGATCCAATTAGCCGCACCGCTCGAGCTAGACGTTTCATCAGACGCAGCCACCATTCAAAAAGCGGTCAAACAAGCTTGGGACATCTTCGGAAAGATAGATGTGTTGATCAACAACGCTGGAATCAGAGGCAATGTCAAGACGAGTTTAGATCTGACTGAAGACGAGTGGAACACAGTCTTCAGAACCAACTTAACCGGACCTTGGTTAGTATCCAAATACGTCAGCAGTCTAATGCGTGACGCAAAACGCGGCGGCTCAGTAATAAACGTATCGTCTATCGCGGGTCTCCACCGAGGTTTGTTACCCGGTGGAGTCGCCTATGCTTGTTCCAAAGGTGGTGTTGATACCATGACGAGGATGATGGCTATTGAGTTAGGTGTATACAACATCAGAGTGAACTCAATCGCACCGGGGCTTCTTAAGTCAGAGATCACGCAAGGCCTTATGCAAAAAGAGTGGCTTAAGAACGTGACCGAGAGGACTATCCCGTTAAAGGTGCAACAGACCGTGGATCCGGGACTTACCTCGTTGGTTCGCTATCTCATTCATGAATCTTCTCGTTATGTCTCAGGGAACACATACATTCTCGACTCCGGAGCTACAATACCTGGCTTGcctattttttcttctctttga
- the LOC106447933 gene encoding 60S ribosomal protein L23a-2-like — KSPFLIVVVVVAVDVTKKADPKAKALNAVKAVKSGKIIKKKAKKIRTKVTFHRPKTLTKARDPKYPHISTTPRNKLDHSGILKYPLTTESAMKKIEGNKALVFIVDIRADKKKIKDAVKKMYDIQTKKFNTLIRYTHS, encoded by the coding sequence aAATCTCCATTTctcattgttgttgttgttgttgcagttGATGTCACTAAGAAGGCTGACCCAAAGGCCAAGGCCTTGAACGCTGTGAAAGCTGTAAAATCAGGGAAAATCATTAAGAAGAAGGCGAAGAAGATCAGGACGAAGGTGACATTCCACAGGCCAAAGACATTGACAAAGGCTAGAGACCCCAAATACCCACACATCAGTACCACTCCAAGGAACAAGTTGGACCACTCCGGAATCCTCAAGTACCCACTCACCACAGAGTCTGCAATGAAGAAGATCGAAGGCAACAAGGCCTTGGTTTTCATTGTTGACATTCGTGCtgacaagaagaagatcaaagatGCTGTCAAGAAGATGTATGACATTCAGACCAAGAAATTCAATACCCTCATTAGGTACACACATTCTTGA